The following proteins are encoded in a genomic region of Saccharopolyspora antimicrobica:
- the narH gene encoding nitrate reductase subunit beta codes for MRVMAQLAMVMNLDKCIGCHTCSVTCKQTWTNRDGVEYVWFNNVETRPGQGYPRAYEDQSKWRGGWELDRRGRLKLRGGGRLRKLATLFANPDLPELDDYYQPWTYDYRTLLEAPLGEDVPVARPTSAVTGRPTSVQWGPNWEDSLGGTPEHGDADPVVAKLRTELGTRIKFEFEQSFMFHLPRICEHCLNPSCVASCPSGAMYKRSEDGIVLVDQDQCRGWRMCVSGCPYKKVYFNHRTGKAEKCTFCYPRVEVGQPTICSETCVGRLRYIGVLLYDADRVAEAAAITDEHQLYPAQRDLFLDPREPEVVAAAERAGIPHDWIEAARRSPVRDLICRYRVALPLHPEYRTMPMVWYVPPLSPVVDAVAETGFDGEDADNLFGAIDALRIPVEYLAELFTAGDIDPVRDALRRLAAMRSYMRSVNLGEPPDEEPLRAAGLDAAELQSMYRLLAIAKYEDRYVIPTAGIGDAHDLESLATTCSLDTDGGPGMGGLRSGSTDLVVWNGDGRPDGMFPTVRGGER; via the coding sequence ATGCGCGTGATGGCCCAACTAGCCATGGTGATGAACCTCGACAAGTGCATCGGCTGCCACACCTGCTCGGTCACCTGCAAGCAGACCTGGACCAACCGCGACGGCGTCGAGTACGTGTGGTTCAACAACGTGGAAACCCGCCCGGGGCAGGGATACCCGCGAGCCTACGAGGACCAGTCCAAGTGGCGCGGCGGGTGGGAGCTGGACCGGCGGGGACGGTTGAAGCTGCGCGGCGGCGGCCGGCTGCGCAAGCTGGCGACGCTGTTCGCCAACCCGGACCTGCCGGAGCTCGACGACTACTACCAGCCGTGGACCTACGACTACCGGACGCTGCTGGAAGCACCGCTGGGCGAGGACGTTCCGGTCGCGCGGCCGACCTCGGCGGTCACCGGCCGCCCGACATCCGTCCAATGGGGACCGAACTGGGAGGATTCGCTCGGCGGCACCCCGGAGCACGGTGACGCCGACCCGGTGGTGGCCAAGCTGCGCACCGAGCTGGGCACCCGGATCAAGTTCGAGTTCGAGCAGTCGTTCATGTTCCACCTGCCGCGGATCTGCGAGCACTGCCTCAACCCGTCCTGCGTGGCCTCCTGCCCCTCGGGCGCGATGTACAAGCGCTCCGAGGACGGCATCGTGCTGGTCGACCAGGACCAGTGCCGCGGCTGGCGGATGTGCGTTTCCGGTTGTCCGTACAAGAAGGTCTACTTCAACCACCGCACCGGCAAGGCCGAAAAGTGCACCTTCTGCTACCCGCGGGTCGAGGTGGGCCAGCCGACAATCTGCTCGGAGACCTGCGTCGGCCGGCTGCGCTACATCGGCGTGCTGCTCTACGACGCCGACCGGGTCGCCGAGGCCGCCGCCATCACCGACGAGCACCAGCTCTACCCGGCGCAGCGCGATCTGTTCCTGGATCCGCGCGAGCCGGAGGTCGTCGCCGCGGCCGAGCGCGCGGGGATCCCGCACGACTGGATCGAGGCGGCCCGCCGCTCCCCGGTGCGCGACCTGATCTGCCGCTACCGGGTGGCGCTGCCGCTGCACCCGGAATACCGCACCATGCCGATGGTCTGGTACGTCCCGCCGCTGTCACCGGTGGTGGACGCGGTGGCCGAGACCGGGTTCGACGGGGAGGACGCCGACAACCTCTTCGGGGCGATCGACGCGCTGCGCATTCCCGTGGAGTACCTGGCCGAGCTGTTCACGGCGGGCGACATCGACCCGGTGCGCGACGCACTTCGCAGGCTCGCGGCGATGCGCTCCTACATGCGCTCGGTGAACCTGGGTGAGCCGCCGGACGAGGAGCCGCTGCGCGCGGCCGGGCTGGACGCCGCCGAGCTGCAGTCGATGTACCGGCTGCTGGCCATCGCCAAGTACGAGGACCGCTACGTCATCCCGACCGCCGGGATCGGCGATGCGCACGACCTGGAGTCGCTGGCGACGACGTGCAGCCTGGACACCGACGGCGGCCCGGGCATGGGCGGTCTGCGTTCCGGGAGCACCGATCTGGTGGTGTGGAACGGCGACGGCCGTCCGGACGGCATGTTCCCGACGGTGCGCGGAGGTGAGCGGTGA
- a CDS encoding nitrate reductase subunit alpha, protein MCAAPIRDPSSGSGWFSRLRADGGGAAGDALLQLGRLLSREDVSADMRTVFRAGGREGDAFYRDRWNHDKVVPSTHGVNCTGSCRWNVYVKDGIITWETQDTDYPSVGPDRPEYEPRGCPRGASFSWYSYSPTRIRYPHARGVLVEMYRRAKAATGDPVRAWESIVDDPELRQRYQRARGKGGLVRISWDEALEMIAAAHVHTIAAHGPDRIAGFSPIPAMSMVSHAVGSRFMSLIGAPMLSFYDWYADLPVASPQVFGDQTDVPESADWWDAAYLMMWGSNVPVTRTPDAHFMTEARYRGQKVVAISPDYADNTKFADEWLAPHPGTDAALAVAMGHVVLKEFFVERPTPFFTDYVRRYTDLPFLVGLVERDGALVPGKFVTAADLGRAGANEQWKTVLLDDATGEPVVPNGSLGFRWNDEESGRWNLDLGEITPRLSLHEHPHEPAEVLLPRFDSPDGAGAAITRGVPAMRLKPDGPLVTTVFDLLLAQYGVGREGLPGKWPTDYEDPEPGTPAWQEQITSVPAARAVRIAREFADTAIRSEGRCMILMGAGTNHWYHSDEVYRTFLTLLLLTGCQGRNGGGWAHYVGQEKVRPLTGWATLAGAADWHRPPRQMIGTAWFYLHTGQWRYDGLSTDALSWPGAAGTLSGTTAADCIARSARAGWMPSYPTFDRNPLDLADEAEAAGLDPVEHVVRELRAERLGFACEDPDAPANWPRVLTVWRSNLLGSSAKGNEFFLKHLLGAGASPRSAEPEQPPAEVHRAEAAEGKLDLLLSLDFRMTSTTLFSDVVLPAATWYEKHDLSSTDMHPYVHSFNAAVDPPWQCRTDFDAFHGIAAKFSELAATHLGVRRDVVATAIGHDTPGELAQPGGVLLDWRSGEVDPQPGRTMPALTVVERDYPAVAAKLGAAGPLLDKLGVTTKGWTVEIDRELAWLGSANGLVTAGPAAGRPRLDTDRRFADAVLALSGTTNGRLADDAFRALERRVGRPLTHLSEHHRGHRVTFADTRSRPAPVVTSPEWSGDESGGRRYSPFTINVEQLKPWHTLTGRQHFFLDHDWMAEFGEQLPLYRPPLDLHRLAGERRLGPDGAEVVVRYLTPHSKWSIHSEYQDNPIMLTLSRGGPTFWMSPVDAAAIGVRDNDWVEAVNRNGVVVARAVVSHRMPAGTVFMYHAQDRTVNVPKSETTGRRGGIHNSLTRVQVKPTHLIGGYAQQTFALNYHGPTGNQRDEVTVIRRRSQEVDY, encoded by the coding sequence ATGTGCGCAGCACCCATCAGGGATCCGAGCAGCGGATCCGGCTGGTTCTCCCGGCTCCGGGCCGACGGCGGCGGAGCGGCGGGCGACGCGCTGCTCCAACTCGGCCGCTTGCTGTCGAGGGAAGACGTCTCGGCCGACATGCGGACCGTCTTCCGCGCTGGGGGCCGGGAGGGCGACGCCTTCTACCGGGACCGCTGGAACCACGACAAGGTCGTGCCCTCCACGCACGGCGTGAACTGCACCGGCTCCTGCCGGTGGAACGTCTACGTCAAGGACGGGATCATCACCTGGGAGACCCAGGACACCGACTACCCGTCGGTGGGCCCGGACCGCCCGGAGTACGAGCCGCGCGGCTGCCCGCGAGGTGCCTCGTTCTCCTGGTACTCCTATTCCCCCACCCGCATCCGCTACCCGCACGCGCGCGGCGTGCTCGTCGAGATGTACCGCCGGGCCAAGGCCGCCACCGGTGACCCGGTACGCGCCTGGGAGTCCATCGTGGACGATCCCGAGCTCCGGCAGCGCTACCAGCGGGCGCGCGGCAAGGGCGGCCTGGTGCGGATCTCCTGGGACGAGGCGCTGGAGATGATCGCCGCCGCGCACGTGCACACCATCGCCGCGCACGGCCCGGACCGGATCGCCGGGTTCTCCCCCATCCCGGCGATGTCGATGGTCTCGCACGCCGTCGGTTCCCGGTTCATGTCGCTGATCGGCGCCCCGATGCTGTCGTTCTACGACTGGTACGCCGACCTGCCGGTGGCCTCCCCGCAGGTGTTCGGCGACCAGACCGACGTGCCGGAGTCCGCGGACTGGTGGGACGCGGCGTACCTGATGATGTGGGGCTCCAACGTCCCGGTCACCCGCACCCCGGACGCGCACTTCATGACCGAGGCCCGCTATCGGGGCCAGAAGGTCGTGGCGATCTCCCCGGACTACGCCGACAACACCAAGTTCGCCGACGAGTGGCTGGCCCCGCACCCCGGCACGGATGCCGCGCTGGCGGTCGCGATGGGCCACGTCGTGCTCAAGGAGTTCTTCGTCGAGCGCCCCACCCCGTTCTTCACCGACTACGTGCGCCGCTACACGGATCTGCCGTTCCTGGTGGGCCTGGTCGAGCGGGACGGCGCGCTGGTGCCGGGCAAGTTCGTCACGGCCGCCGACCTGGGGCGGGCGGGCGCGAACGAGCAGTGGAAGACCGTGCTGCTCGACGACGCGACCGGTGAACCGGTGGTGCCCAACGGCTCGCTGGGATTCCGCTGGAACGACGAGGAGTCCGGGCGCTGGAACCTCGACCTCGGCGAGATCACCCCGCGGCTGAGCCTGCACGAGCACCCGCACGAACCGGCCGAGGTGCTGCTGCCCCGCTTCGATTCCCCGGACGGGGCCGGAGCGGCGATCACCCGCGGCGTGCCCGCGATGCGGCTGAAGCCGGACGGGCCCCTGGTGACGACGGTGTTCGACCTGTTGCTCGCGCAGTACGGAGTCGGCCGCGAAGGGCTGCCCGGAAAGTGGCCCACCGACTACGAGGATCCCGAGCCGGGCACCCCGGCCTGGCAGGAGCAGATCACCTCGGTGCCCGCCGCGCGCGCGGTGCGGATCGCGCGGGAGTTCGCCGACACCGCGATCCGCTCCGAAGGCCGGTGCATGATCCTGATGGGCGCGGGCACCAACCACTGGTACCACTCCGACGAGGTGTACCGGACGTTCCTGACGCTGCTGCTGCTCACCGGCTGCCAGGGCCGCAACGGCGGCGGCTGGGCGCACTACGTGGGCCAGGAGAAGGTGCGCCCGCTGACCGGGTGGGCGACGCTGGCCGGCGCGGCGGACTGGCACCGGCCCCCGCGGCAGATGATCGGAACGGCCTGGTTCTACCTGCACACCGGGCAGTGGCGCTACGACGGCCTCAGCACCGACGCGCTGTCCTGGCCGGGAGCCGCGGGCACGCTCAGCGGGACGACGGCGGCCGACTGCATCGCGCGCTCGGCGCGGGCCGGGTGGATGCCGTCCTACCCGACGTTCGACCGCAACCCGCTGGACCTGGCCGACGAAGCCGAGGCCGCCGGGCTGGACCCGGTCGAGCACGTCGTGCGGGAACTGCGCGCGGAGCGCCTCGGCTTCGCCTGCGAGGATCCGGACGCCCCGGCGAACTGGCCGCGCGTGCTGACCGTGTGGCGCTCCAACCTGCTCGGGTCCTCCGCCAAGGGCAACGAGTTCTTCCTCAAGCACCTGCTGGGCGCCGGTGCGAGCCCGCGCTCGGCGGAGCCGGAGCAGCCGCCCGCCGAGGTGCACCGGGCGGAAGCCGCCGAGGGCAAGCTGGACCTGCTGCTGTCGCTGGACTTCCGGATGACCAGCACCACGCTGTTCTCCGACGTGGTGCTGCCCGCCGCCACCTGGTACGAGAAGCACGACCTGTCCAGCACCGACATGCACCCCTACGTGCACTCGTTCAACGCCGCGGTCGACCCGCCGTGGCAGTGCCGCACCGACTTCGACGCATTCCACGGCATCGCCGCGAAGTTCAGCGAGCTGGCCGCCACCCACCTCGGGGTGCGGCGGGACGTGGTGGCCACCGCGATCGGCCACGACACGCCCGGTGAGCTCGCGCAGCCGGGCGGGGTGCTGCTGGACTGGCGCAGCGGCGAGGTCGATCCGCAACCCGGCCGCACCATGCCCGCGCTGACGGTCGTCGAGCGGGACTACCCGGCGGTGGCTGCGAAACTCGGCGCGGCCGGGCCGCTGCTGGACAAGCTCGGGGTGACCACCAAGGGCTGGACCGTCGAGATCGACCGCGAACTGGCCTGGCTGGGCAGCGCCAACGGGCTGGTCACCGCGGGCCCCGCCGCCGGGCGGCCGCGGCTGGACACCGACCGCCGGTTCGCCGATGCCGTGCTCGCGCTGTCGGGCACCACGAACGGCCGGCTGGCCGACGACGCCTTCCGCGCGCTGGAGCGGCGCGTCGGCCGCCCGCTGACCCACCTCTCCGAGCACCACCGCGGGCACCGGGTGACCTTCGCCGACACCCGGTCCCGCCCGGCACCGGTGGTGACCAGCCCGGAGTGGTCGGGCGACGAATCCGGCGGGCGGCGCTACTCGCCGTTCACCATCAACGTCGAGCAGCTCAAGCCCTGGCACACCCTGACCGGCCGCCAGCACTTCTTCCTGGACCACGACTGGATGGCCGAGTTCGGCGAGCAGCTGCCGCTCTACCGGCCGCCGCTGGACCTGCACCGGCTCGCCGGGGAACGCCGGCTCGGCCCCGACGGCGCGGAAGTGGTGGTGCGCTACCTGACCCCGCACTCGAAGTGGTCGATCCACAGCGAGTACCAGGACAACCCGATCATGCTGACGCTCTCGCGCGGCGGCCCGACGTTCTGGATGAGCCCGGTGGACGCGGCGGCGATCGGCGTGCGCGACAACGACTGGGTCGAGGCGGTCAACCGCAACGGCGTGGTGGTGGCCCGCGCGGTCGTCTCGCACCGGATGCCCGCGGGCACCGTGTTCATGTACCACGCGCAGGACCGGACGGTGAACGTGCCGAAGAGCGAGACCACCGGCCGGCGCGGCGGGATCCACAACTCGCTGACCCGCGTGCAGGTCAAACCCACCCATCTCATCGGCGGCTACGCCCAGCAGACCTTCGCGCTGAACTACCACGGTCCCACCGGGAACCAGCGCGACGAGGTCACCGTGATCCGCCGCCGCAGCCAGGAGGTCGACTACTGA
- a CDS encoding GlxA family transcriptional regulator, giving the protein MLRSVAAVVLDDVAPFELGVLCEVFGLDRTADGVPPVDFRICGQRPGEPVRTSVGMQVVPPHGLDELARADVVAVPAAQIRDHYPPEVLDGLRAAAARGATLLSVCSGAFLLGAAGLLDGRRCTTHWYHAAEFRRRFPTAQLDPDVLYVDDGDVVTSAGTAAGIDACLHLVRRELGSTAAMRIARRMVVPPQRDGGQRQFVDLPVPDCTGASLEPVLAWMRETLDVEHNVAGLAARARMSPRTFARRFVAETGTTPNQWLATQRILHARRLLEDTELGIEQIARECGFSTAALLRHHFRRIVGVPPRDYRRTFARSTEPLPR; this is encoded by the coding sequence ATGTTGCGCAGCGTGGCCGCGGTCGTGCTGGACGACGTCGCACCTTTCGAGCTGGGCGTGTTGTGCGAGGTTTTCGGCCTGGACCGGACAGCCGACGGGGTGCCGCCGGTGGACTTCCGCATCTGCGGGCAGCGCCCGGGTGAACCGGTGCGCACCTCGGTGGGGATGCAGGTGGTTCCCCCGCACGGGCTCGACGAGCTGGCCCGGGCCGACGTCGTGGCGGTACCGGCCGCGCAGATCCGCGACCACTACCCGCCGGAGGTGCTCGACGGGCTGCGAGCCGCCGCAGCGCGCGGGGCGACCCTGCTCTCGGTGTGCTCCGGCGCTTTCCTGCTCGGCGCGGCGGGACTCCTGGACGGTCGCCGGTGCACGACGCACTGGTACCACGCGGCCGAGTTCCGCCGCCGCTTCCCCACCGCCCAGCTCGACCCCGACGTGCTCTACGTCGACGACGGGGACGTGGTGACCAGCGCGGGAACCGCCGCCGGGATCGACGCGTGCCTGCACCTGGTGCGCCGCGAACTGGGCTCCACTGCGGCGATGCGGATCGCCCGCCGCATGGTGGTGCCGCCGCAGCGCGACGGCGGTCAGCGGCAGTTCGTCGACCTGCCCGTCCCCGACTGCACCGGCGCCAGCCTGGAGCCGGTGCTGGCCTGGATGCGGGAAACCCTGGACGTCGAGCACAACGTGGCCGGCCTCGCCGCCCGCGCGCGGATGTCACCGCGCACCTTCGCGCGCCGGTTCGTCGCCGAGACCGGCACGACGCCGAACCAGTGGCTGGCCACCCAGCGCATCCTGCACGCCCGCCGCCTGCTGGAGGACACCGAGCTGGGCATCGAGCAGATCGCGCGCGAGTGCGGGTTCAGCACGGCCGCCCTGCTGCGGCACCACTTCCGGCGCATCGTCGGCGTGCCGCCGCGCGACTACCGCCGGACCTTCGCCCGGAGCACCGAACCACTACCGCGATGA
- a CDS encoding SHOCT domain-containing protein, whose protein sequence is MVTEFLMQWGPGGHGPPGGHGPPGGPGWPIGLFFLLLIVALVVVASWSAMRARPRRLSAAERAKEILAERYARGEISSEEYRERLGGLG, encoded by the coding sequence ATGGTGACCGAGTTCCTGATGCAGTGGGGGCCCGGCGGGCACGGCCCGCCCGGCGGGCACGGCCCGCCCGGCGGGCCCGGGTGGCCGATCGGGCTGTTCTTCCTGCTGCTGATCGTCGCGCTGGTCGTGGTCGCCAGCTGGTCGGCGATGCGCGCCCGCCCGCGCCGGTTGTCCGCTGCCGAGCGGGCGAAGGAGATCCTCGCCGAGCGCTACGCCAGGGGTGAGATCAGTTCCGAGGAGTACCGCGAACGACTCGGCGGCCTTGGCTGA
- a CDS encoding GlsB/YeaQ/YmgE family stress response membrane protein, with amino-acid sequence MFWTILGWIVFGLVAGFIARAIVPGKDDIGLVRTILLGIAGSVVGGFLFGLLTVGLRGFEPANWIGSVIGAVIVLVIYNKVTGRKRRIRS; translated from the coding sequence ATGTTCTGGACCATCCTCGGATGGATCGTCTTCGGCCTGGTCGCGGGTTTCATCGCCAGGGCGATCGTGCCGGGCAAGGACGACATCGGCCTGGTGCGGACGATCCTGCTCGGCATCGCCGGTTCGGTCGTCGGCGGATTCCTCTTCGGCCTGCTCACCGTCGGCCTGCGCGGCTTCGAACCGGCGAACTGGATCGGCTCGGTGATCGGCGCGGTGATCGTGCTGGTGATCTACAACAAGGTCACCGGCCGCAAGCGCCGGATCCGCTCGTAA
- a CDS encoding SAM-dependent methyltransferase: MSEVSPEHGHIDLETPNAARVYDYYLGGDHNFAVDRQMAEEAIAMWPDLPLVMQANRAFLRRAVQFCVEQGIDQFLDLGSGIPTVGNVHEVAQQAAPGARVVYVDTDPVAVAYSKKLLHDNPDAAIIDADMRDPERVLGSPEVAELLDLSRPVAVMMVAVLHFVPDRDEPSKIIARYREAMAPGSFLVISHASNEGRPDVAPAHADLYRKRTTTPLTMRSQAEVTGFFDGFELVEPGVVFLPQWRPVAPGEVGEHPERLTGLAGVGRKP, encoded by the coding sequence ATGTCCGAGGTGTCGCCGGAACACGGGCACATCGACCTGGAGACGCCGAACGCGGCGCGGGTCTACGACTACTACCTGGGCGGCGACCACAACTTCGCGGTGGACCGGCAGATGGCCGAGGAAGCGATCGCGATGTGGCCGGACCTGCCGCTGGTGATGCAGGCCAACCGCGCCTTCCTGCGCCGCGCCGTGCAGTTCTGCGTCGAGCAGGGCATCGACCAGTTCCTCGACCTGGGCTCGGGCATCCCCACCGTCGGCAACGTGCACGAGGTCGCCCAGCAGGCGGCGCCCGGCGCGCGGGTGGTCTACGTGGACACCGATCCGGTCGCGGTCGCCTACAGCAAGAAGCTGCTGCACGACAACCCGGACGCCGCGATCATCGACGCCGACATGCGCGATCCGGAGCGGGTGCTCGGCAGCCCGGAGGTCGCCGAACTGCTGGACCTGAGCCGGCCGGTTGCGGTGATGATGGTCGCAGTACTGCACTTCGTCCCGGACCGCGACGAGCCGTCGAAGATCATCGCCCGCTACCGGGAGGCGATGGCGCCGGGCAGCTTCCTGGTGATCTCGCACGCGTCCAACGAGGGCCGTCCCGACGTCGCCCCGGCGCACGCCGACCTCTACCGCAAGCGCACCACGACGCCCCTGACGATGCGCTCGCAGGCCGAGGTGACCGGTTTCTTCGACGGGTTCGAGCTGGTGGAGCCGGGAGTGGTCTTCCTGCCGCAGTGGCGCCCGGTGGCCCCGGGCGAGGTCGGCGAACACCCGGAGCGCCTGACCGGGCTGGCCGGAGTCGGCCGCAAGCCGTGA
- a CDS encoding multidrug effflux MFS transporter produces MDNVAVQSPPAARDARPAAKEPTGFDRFRVIVVLGALIALGPLTIDMYLPALPAIGNELAASASTVQLTLTGTLLGLGIGQLLIGPFSDIVGRRLPLIIGTALHILASVACLFAPNIAVLGTLRTLQGVGAAAAMVVALAVVRDLFSGRAAATALSRLMLVMGVAPILAPSLGGAILLTGSWRGVFGALAIIGAVLLVVAIFALKESLPPERRQAAQFRPVLRTYRQLITDRDFVLLAIVAALAMSALFSYISGSSFVLQEQFGLDQQAFGLVFGVGAVALIGASQFNVVLLNRYSPKQIVFAALVAATVAGLILTALTTTGTGGLYGFIVPLWLVLGAMGFVLPNAPALALSRHGEAAGTAAALLGAGQFGLGALIAPLVGVLGNDGPAMAITMTGGAAVALLALGVVVRLGGTAEPAV; encoded by the coding sequence ATGGACAACGTTGCGGTGCAGAGCCCTCCGGCGGCGCGGGACGCACGACCTGCCGCGAAAGAGCCGACCGGGTTCGACCGATTCCGGGTCATCGTCGTGCTCGGGGCGCTGATCGCCCTCGGCCCGCTCACCATCGACATGTACCTGCCCGCGCTGCCCGCCATCGGCAACGAGCTGGCGGCCAGCGCCTCCACGGTGCAGCTCACCCTCACCGGCACCCTGCTCGGCCTCGGCATCGGCCAGCTCCTGATCGGCCCGTTCTCCGACATCGTCGGCCGCAGGCTGCCGCTGATCATTGGAACCGCACTGCACATCCTGGCGTCGGTGGCGTGCTTGTTCGCGCCGAACATCGCCGTGCTGGGAACGCTGCGCACGCTGCAGGGCGTCGGCGCGGCCGCCGCCATGGTCGTCGCGCTGGCCGTGGTCCGGGACCTGTTCAGCGGCCGCGCCGCAGCCACCGCGCTCTCCCGCCTGATGCTGGTGATGGGCGTGGCACCGATCCTCGCGCCGAGCCTGGGCGGCGCCATCCTCCTGACCGGCTCCTGGCGCGGCGTGTTCGGCGCGCTGGCGATCATCGGCGCGGTGCTGCTGGTGGTGGCGATCTTCGCGCTCAAGGAGTCGCTGCCGCCGGAACGCCGCCAGGCCGCGCAGTTCCGCCCGGTCCTGCGCACCTACCGGCAGCTGATCACCGACCGCGACTTCGTGCTGCTCGCCATCGTGGCGGCGCTGGCCATGTCCGCGCTGTTCTCCTACATCTCCGGCTCGTCGTTCGTGCTCCAGGAGCAGTTCGGCCTCGACCAGCAGGCGTTCGGCCTCGTCTTCGGCGTCGGTGCGGTGGCGCTGATCGGCGCCTCGCAGTTCAACGTCGTGCTGCTCAACCGCTACAGCCCCAAGCAGATCGTGTTCGCCGCGCTGGTCGCGGCCACCGTGGCGGGTCTGATCCTGACCGCGCTGACCACCACCGGCACCGGCGGGCTGTACGGGTTCATCGTGCCGCTGTGGCTGGTGCTGGGCGCCATGGGATTCGTCCTGCCCAACGCGCCCGCGCTCGCGCTCTCCCGGCACGGCGAAGCCGCCGGGACCGCGGCCGCGCTGCTCGGCGCCGGGCAGTTCGGGCTCGGCGCGCTGATCGCGCCGCTGGTCGGCGTGCTGGGCAACGACGGCCCGGCGATGGCGATCACCATGACCGGTGGCGCGGCGGTCGCGCTGCTGGCCCTGGGCGTCGTGGTCCGGCTGGGCGGCACAGCCGAGCCGGCGGTCTAG
- a CDS encoding metal-sensitive transcriptional regulator, whose amino-acid sequence MHGYTQDKDNYLKRLARIEGQVRGLARMIEEDKYCIDILTQVSAVTKGLQAVSLRLLDEHLKHCVAEALAEGGQNADEKVKEASDAIARLVKS is encoded by the coding sequence ATGCACGGATACACCCAGGACAAGGACAACTACCTCAAACGACTGGCGCGCATCGAGGGCCAGGTCCGCGGCCTGGCGCGGATGATCGAAGAGGACAAGTACTGCATCGACATCCTGACCCAGGTCTCGGCGGTGACGAAGGGCCTGCAGGCGGTCTCCCTGCGGCTCCTCGACGAGCACCTCAAGCACTGCGTGGCCGAAGCGCTGGCCGAGGGCGGTCAGAACGCGGACGAGAAGGTCAAGGAGGCCAGCGACGCGATCGCCCGCCTGGTGAAGTCCTGA
- a CDS encoding DUF305 domain-containing protein gives MKRTRAFAAAITAVAAIALAGCGNGGTPPPEAPASQEQAASNAADVTFAQGMIPHHEQAIEMSRLAPERAESQQVKDLAKQIEAAQGPEIATLNGWLGEWGAGPGSSTDHSAMGHGDMGGMMTGDEMKQLEQSKGAEFDRMFLELMIKHHEGAVTMARTELSDGQFPAAKQMAQQIIDTQQAEIDTMRALLSQS, from the coding sequence ATGAAGCGCACGCGCGCATTCGCCGCCGCGATCACCGCGGTGGCCGCGATCGCACTGGCTGGCTGCGGCAACGGAGGAACCCCGCCGCCGGAGGCCCCGGCGAGCCAGGAGCAGGCGGCGAGCAACGCCGCCGACGTCACCTTCGCGCAGGGCATGATCCCGCACCACGAGCAGGCCATCGAGATGTCGCGGCTCGCTCCGGAGCGCGCCGAGTCGCAGCAGGTCAAGGACCTGGCCAAGCAGATCGAGGCCGCGCAGGGACCGGAGATCGCCACGCTCAACGGCTGGCTGGGCGAGTGGGGCGCCGGGCCCGGCTCGAGCACCGACCACAGCGCGATGGGTCACGGTGACATGGGCGGCATGATGACCGGCGACGAGATGAAGCAGCTGGAGCAGTCCAAGGGCGCGGAGTTCGACCGCATGTTCCTGGAGCTGATGATCAAGCACCACGAGGGCGCCGTGACGATGGCCCGGACCGAGCTGTCCGACGGCCAGTTCCCGGCGGCCAAGCAGATGGCCCAGCAGATCATCGACACCCAGCAGGCCGAGATCGACACCATGCGCGCCCTGCTGTCGCAGAGCTGA
- a CDS encoding metal-sensitive transcriptional regulator yields the protein MHGYAHDKDNYAKRLRRIEGQVRGLARMIDNDEYCIDVLTQVSATTKALQAVALGLLDEHLKHCVSEALTEGGEQAEDKIREASDAIARLVKS from the coding sequence ATGCACGGGTACGCGCACGACAAGGACAACTACGCCAAGCGGCTGCGGCGGATCGAGGGCCAGGTCCGCGGCTTGGCCCGGATGATCGACAACGACGAGTACTGCATCGACGTGCTCACCCAGGTCTCGGCCACCACCAAGGCCCTGCAGGCCGTCGCACTGGGCCTGCTCGACGAGCACCTCAAGCACTGCGTCTCCGAAGCGCTCACCGAAGGCGGCGAGCAGGCCGAGGACAAGATCCGCGAGGCCAGCGACGCGATCGCCCGACTGGTGAAGTCCTGA